In Macadamia integrifolia cultivar HAES 741 chromosome 13, SCU_Mint_v3, whole genome shotgun sequence, one DNA window encodes the following:
- the LOC122059685 gene encoding octanoyltransferase LIP2p2, chloroplastic-like isoform X2: MILEVTRGFDFATSCSTCRSPGKRCRSYCYKAVLKLNQVSNFKAPVSTLEIHHRVRGCECFDLYKELVPYQEAWSWQKSVVRKRLALIGRDEDCCDNLIILQHPPVYTLGTGSSEEYLNFDQKNAPYDVYRTERGGEVTFHGPGQLVMYPILNLRYHKMDLHWYLRALEEVVIRVLSSTFSIKASRLDGFTGVWVGNQKLAAIGIRVSRWITYHGLALNVTTDLTPFQHIVPCGIRNRQVGSIEGLLQESGQPR; encoded by the exons ATGATTCTGGAGGTGACTAGAGGTTTTGATTTTGCCACATCATGTTCAACATGTCGATCGCCAGGGAAAAGATGCCGTTCTTACTGTTACAAAGCCGTGTTGAAGTTGAACCAAGTCTCAAATTTCAAGGCCCCAGTATCCACCTTGGAGATCCACCATAGAGTCAGAGG ATGTGAATGCTTTGATCTGTACAAGGAGCTTGTTCCTTATCAGGAGGCATGGTCCTGGCAGAAATCCGTAGTAAGAAAAAGGTTAGCTTTGATTGGAAGAGATGAAGATTGCTGTGACAATCTAATTATTCTTCAACACCCTCCTGTTTATACATTGGGCACTGGTAGTTCTGAGGAATACTTGAATTTTGACCAGAAGAATGCTCCATATGATGTTTACCGAACAGAACGTGGTGGGGAGGTTACGTTCCATGGACCGGGTCag CTAGTCATGTACCCCATTCTCAATTTGAGGTATCACAAGATGGATCTTCATTGGTACCTAAGGGCACTTGAGGAGGTGGTAATCCGAGTTCTTTCATCAACATTCTCTATCAAGGCTTCTCGACTTGATGGTTTTACTGGTGTTTGGGTTG GCAATCAGAAGCTAGCTGCCATTGGGATTAGGGTATCTCGATGGATAACATATCATGGCTTAGCACTGAATGTCACCACAGATCTAACACCCTTTCAACATATAGTCCCCTGTGGCATAAGGAACCGTCAGGTTGGAAGCATTGAGGGCCTCCTGCAAGAATCTGGACAGCCCA GGTAA
- the LOC122059685 gene encoding octanoyltransferase LIP2p2, chloroplastic-like isoform X3 has protein sequence MVLAEIRSKKKKNAPYDVYRTERGGEVTFHGPGQLVMYPILNLRYHKMDLHWYLRALEEVVIRVLSSTFSIKASRLDGFTGVWVGNQKLAAIGIRVSRWITYHGLALNVTTDLTPFQHIVPCGIRNRQVGSIEGLLQESGQPSKWRTKNTSHNLTDVTHDSLLKEFSEVFQLTLNNKFFSCSNFLEEEPLNPQCNLLGE, from the exons ATGGTCCTGGCAGAAATCCGTAGTAAGAAAAAG AAGAATGCTCCATATGATGTTTACCGAACAGAACGTGGTGGGGAGGTTACGTTCCATGGACCGGGTCag CTAGTCATGTACCCCATTCTCAATTTGAGGTATCACAAGATGGATCTTCATTGGTACCTAAGGGCACTTGAGGAGGTGGTAATCCGAGTTCTTTCATCAACATTCTCTATCAAGGCTTCTCGACTTGATGGTTTTACTGGTGTTTGGGTTG GCAATCAGAAGCTAGCTGCCATTGGGATTAGGGTATCTCGATGGATAACATATCATGGCTTAGCACTGAATGTCACCACAGATCTAACACCCTTTCAACATATAGTCCCCTGTGGCATAAGGAACCGTCAGGTTGGAAGCATTGAGGGCCTCCTGCAAGAATCTGGACAGCCCAGTAAGTGGAGAACAAAAAACACTTCCCATAACCTGACAGATGTTACTCATGATTCTTTGCTGAAGGAATTCTCTGAAGTTTTTCAGCTTACACTCAACAACAAATTCTTTTCCTGCTCCAACTTTCTAGAGGAAGAGCCATTGAACCCACAGTGTAACTTATTGGGGGAATGA
- the LOC122059685 gene encoding octanoyltransferase LIP2p2, chloroplastic-like isoform X1 has protein sequence MILEVTRGFDFATSCSTCRSPGKRCRSYCYKAVLKLNQVSNFKAPVSTLEIHHRVRGCECFDLYKELVPYQEAWSWQKSVVRKRLALIGRDEDCCDNLIILQHPPVYTLGTGSSEEYLNFDQKNAPYDVYRTERGGEVTFHGPGQLVMYPILNLRYHKMDLHWYLRALEEVVIRVLSSTFSIKASRLDGFTGVWVGNQKLAAIGIRVSRWITYHGLALNVTTDLTPFQHIVPCGIRNRQVGSIEGLLQESGQPSKWRTKNTSHNLTDVTHDSLLKEFSEVFQLTLNNKFFSCSNFLEEEPLNPQCNLLGE, from the exons ATGATTCTGGAGGTGACTAGAGGTTTTGATTTTGCCACATCATGTTCAACATGTCGATCGCCAGGGAAAAGATGCCGTTCTTACTGTTACAAAGCCGTGTTGAAGTTGAACCAAGTCTCAAATTTCAAGGCCCCAGTATCCACCTTGGAGATCCACCATAGAGTCAGAGG ATGTGAATGCTTTGATCTGTACAAGGAGCTTGTTCCTTATCAGGAGGCATGGTCCTGGCAGAAATCCGTAGTAAGAAAAAGGTTAGCTTTGATTGGAAGAGATGAAGATTGCTGTGACAATCTAATTATTCTTCAACACCCTCCTGTTTATACATTGGGCACTGGTAGTTCTGAGGAATACTTGAATTTTGACCAGAAGAATGCTCCATATGATGTTTACCGAACAGAACGTGGTGGGGAGGTTACGTTCCATGGACCGGGTCag CTAGTCATGTACCCCATTCTCAATTTGAGGTATCACAAGATGGATCTTCATTGGTACCTAAGGGCACTTGAGGAGGTGGTAATCCGAGTTCTTTCATCAACATTCTCTATCAAGGCTTCTCGACTTGATGGTTTTACTGGTGTTTGGGTTG GCAATCAGAAGCTAGCTGCCATTGGGATTAGGGTATCTCGATGGATAACATATCATGGCTTAGCACTGAATGTCACCACAGATCTAACACCCTTTCAACATATAGTCCCCTGTGGCATAAGGAACCGTCAGGTTGGAAGCATTGAGGGCCTCCTGCAAGAATCTGGACAGCCCAGTAAGTGGAGAACAAAAAACACTTCCCATAACCTGACAGATGTTACTCATGATTCTTTGCTGAAGGAATTCTCTGAAGTTTTTCAGCTTACACTCAACAACAAATTCTTTTCCTGCTCCAACTTTCTAGAGGAAGAGCCATTGAACCCACAGTGTAACTTATTGGGGGAATGA